In a single window of the Blastopirellula marina genome:
- a CDS encoding MFS transporter, with the protein MINRFCLYGLLKNQRYFAAFWILAFLDKGMSFALIGTLMAFREISVIVMEIPTGAIADMLGRRWAMIVSHVAYVAAFLTFGFTTSTIAIFVAMFAFAIGEAFRTGTHKAIIFSWLKSQGREKEKTQIYGITRSWSQIGSAISVIIAAGMVFVLEDYSVIFWVSAIPAALNIINFLTYPRELDRSATPDKSRGKVMIRLWEATLSCFTSAKLRRPISESMGYEGMYNASKDYLQPLIQQMVLAIPLLTAWQTTQRTAVMIAVVYSLLYVLSSFASRYAGPISAFLGDEERAARWLWMAFGGTFVVLLLGTVTDWTGLAIVSFVVLAVLQNIWRPILVGRVANYADDAAMATVLSVESQVKSLGLAIIAPVLGFAVDRTPEPYQFAPIALFGIAISALALIPLGSDASPTSKVEEPTAASEA; encoded by the coding sequence GTGATTAATCGCTTTTGTCTGTATGGACTGCTGAAGAATCAACGCTACTTCGCTGCGTTCTGGATTTTGGCGTTCTTGGACAAAGGGATGTCGTTCGCGTTGATCGGCACGCTGATGGCGTTTCGTGAGATCAGTGTCATCGTGATGGAGATTCCGACGGGAGCCATTGCGGACATGCTGGGGCGGCGGTGGGCGATGATTGTTTCGCATGTTGCCTATGTCGCAGCATTCTTAACATTTGGATTTACTACTTCGACGATCGCAATTTTTGTGGCCATGTTTGCTTTTGCGATTGGCGAGGCCTTTCGTACAGGAACGCACAAAGCAATCATCTTTTCGTGGCTAAAGAGCCAAGGTCGCGAGAAGGAGAAGACACAAATCTACGGCATCACGCGGAGTTGGTCGCAGATCGGATCGGCGATCTCGGTGATCATCGCGGCAGGGATGGTTTTTGTACTGGAGGATTATTCGGTAATCTTTTGGGTCAGTGCGATTCCCGCGGCACTAAATATCATCAACTTCCTGACATATCCCCGCGAACTGGATCGGTCGGCGACGCCAGATAAAAGCCGCGGTAAAGTGATGATCCGTTTATGGGAGGCAACACTGAGTTGTTTCACCTCCGCGAAGCTCAGGCGACCTATCAGCGAGTCGATGGGTTACGAAGGGATGTACAACGCGAGTAAAGACTATCTGCAACCGCTGATTCAGCAGATGGTTTTGGCGATTCCCCTTCTCACGGCTTGGCAAACGACGCAGCGAACGGCGGTGATGATTGCGGTCGTCTATTCACTTCTTTACGTGCTGTCTAGTTTCGCATCACGCTATGCCGGGCCAATATCGGCCTTTTTGGGTGACGAAGAGCGTGCAGCGCGCTGGCTGTGGATGGCCTTTGGTGGAACGTTTGTTGTTCTGCTGCTGGGAACGGTGACCGATTGGACGGGATTGGCGATCGTATCGTTCGTGGTTCTCGCGGTGCTTCAAAATATCTGGCGGCCGATCCTCGTCGGTCGCGTCGCCAATTACGCGGACGATGCGGCGATGGCGACAGTTCTCAGTGTCGAGTCGCAAGTTAAGTCGCTGGGCTTGGCAATCATTGCCCCTGTCTTGGGTTTCGCGGTTGATCGAACGCCGGAACCGTATCAGTTCGCACCGATCGCGTTGTTCGGTATTGCAATCTCTGCCCTGGCACTGATTCCGCTAGGAAGCGATGCTTCGCCCACCTCGAAAGTTGAAGAGCCGACTGCTGCGAGCGAGGCATGA
- a CDS encoding bifunctional acetate--CoA ligase family protein/GNAT family N-acetyltransferase, with protein sequence MSVYNLNAIFRPKSVAIIGASSKEASVGNTVLKNVRNDGFPGHIFAVNPKYDELEGHPCFPSIGEIPERIDLAIICTPAATVPDLIRQCGEAGVRGIIILSAGFREIGAEGKKLEEDIAKVAAKFRGLRIVGPNCLGVMATHSALNASFAAAAPDKGKVAFISQSGALCTAVLDWAFQEQIGFSYFVSVGNMLDVDLGDLIDYFANDPWTESILLYVESVKEARKFMSACRSFARNKPIIVYKAGRFAKSAQAAASHTGAMAGVDSVYQAAFDRAGIVRVNEISDIFDCTALLARRKLPRGGRLAIVTNAGGPGVMATDSLLARNGELAEISDSTREQLNAFLPSAWSHGNPIDILGDADPERLAKTMEIVQADPNVDAILVVFSPQAMSQPTAAAQAVVEVSKKTTKPILTSWMGGKATHEGVTLFNAAKIPTYRAPEEAVKAFMYLVSFVRTHDVLYETPRDIPVGFTLERSRMHTIFESLLGEASDTLSEIQSKTLLDAYEIPVAKPLLARDADEAVVLAKRIGFPVAMKLVSPQITHKTDVGGVELGVPTEEKVRKAFERIVHSAKSFSPDIRIDGISVQRMISHAPGVELIIGARRDPVFGPVLMVGAGGTSAELFRDTALELPPVNERLARRMLESLRIWPLLKGYRGGPGIDIDKLIEILIRMSYLVADFPEIKELDINPLLATPHGVVALDARVVLDRTVRLNPPRRFAHLAIRPYPEEFVRPATMSDGTPCTIRPIKPEDEPTWRKFHAGCSQKTLWFRFRSFVKEITHDMATRFCFIDYDRELTFVAEIEQDGQPKIVGVANIMADADRVDAEFAVIIGDAHQGLGLGSILTDYCLEICCDWGIKTVLAETSPDNQRMLAIFQERGFKLDSKSSSDAVLCRKDLK encoded by the coding sequence ATGTCGGTCTATAATCTCAACGCCATTTTTCGTCCCAAGTCGGTTGCCATTATTGGTGCGAGCAGCAAAGAGGCGAGCGTCGGAAATACGGTCCTGAAGAACGTGAGAAACGACGGCTTCCCTGGCCACATTTTCGCGGTCAATCCGAAGTACGACGAGTTGGAAGGACATCCCTGCTTTCCCTCCATTGGCGAGATTCCCGAGAGAATCGATCTGGCGATCATTTGTACGCCGGCCGCAACGGTACCTGATCTGATTCGTCAGTGCGGCGAAGCAGGTGTACGTGGGATTATCATCCTCTCAGCCGGCTTCCGTGAAATTGGGGCGGAAGGAAAGAAGCTCGAAGAAGACATTGCCAAGGTCGCCGCAAAGTTCCGCGGTTTGCGGATCGTGGGGCCGAACTGTCTCGGCGTGATGGCGACACACTCAGCACTGAATGCCAGTTTTGCCGCAGCCGCCCCCGACAAGGGTAAGGTCGCGTTCATTTCGCAGTCAGGGGCCTTATGCACCGCCGTTCTCGACTGGGCGTTCCAAGAGCAAATTGGCTTCTCGTACTTTGTGTCGGTCGGCAACATGCTGGACGTCGACCTGGGAGACTTGATCGACTACTTCGCCAACGATCCTTGGACCGAATCAATTCTGCTGTATGTCGAGTCGGTAAAAGAAGCGCGGAAGTTCATGTCAGCCTGCCGATCGTTCGCACGGAATAAGCCGATCATTGTTTATAAAGCAGGTCGCTTCGCCAAGTCAGCTCAAGCCGCTGCTTCGCACACCGGTGCCATGGCGGGTGTCGACTCCGTATACCAGGCAGCGTTCGATCGCGCGGGTATCGTGCGAGTGAACGAGATTTCCGACATCTTCGACTGTACCGCCCTGTTGGCCCGCCGCAAGCTTCCGCGAGGTGGCCGCTTGGCAATCGTGACCAATGCCGGTGGCCCAGGTGTGATGGCCACCGACTCGTTGCTTGCCCGCAACGGCGAGCTGGCCGAAATCTCAGATTCGACCCGCGAGCAGCTTAACGCATTCCTTCCATCGGCATGGTCGCATGGCAATCCGATTGATATTCTTGGGGACGCCGATCCGGAGCGACTCGCGAAGACTATGGAGATCGTCCAAGCCGATCCGAACGTCGATGCTATTTTAGTCGTATTTTCTCCACAAGCGATGAGCCAACCGACCGCCGCGGCCCAAGCGGTGGTCGAGGTCAGCAAGAAGACGACCAAGCCAATTCTGACTTCTTGGATGGGAGGCAAAGCGACGCACGAAGGAGTCACGCTGTTTAACGCGGCTAAGATCCCGACTTATCGGGCCCCTGAAGAAGCAGTTAAAGCGTTCATGTACCTCGTCTCGTTCGTCCGAACGCATGATGTGCTGTACGAAACGCCGCGTGACATCCCAGTTGGATTCACCCTGGAACGAAGTCGGATGCACACTATCTTCGAGTCGCTTCTCGGAGAGGCCAGCGATACGCTCAGTGAAATCCAATCGAAAACACTACTCGATGCTTACGAGATTCCCGTCGCGAAACCCCTCTTAGCTCGCGATGCGGACGAAGCAGTCGTCCTTGCCAAGCGAATTGGCTTTCCCGTAGCAATGAAATTGGTTTCGCCACAGATCACACACAAGACCGACGTGGGAGGTGTCGAGTTGGGCGTTCCGACCGAAGAAAAGGTCCGCAAAGCGTTCGAGCGAATCGTTCATTCCGCCAAAAGCTTTAGTCCTGATATCCGAATCGATGGCATTTCGGTACAGCGAATGATTTCCCACGCCCCTGGCGTCGAACTGATCATCGGGGCACGACGCGACCCGGTGTTCGGTCCGGTACTAATGGTTGGTGCGGGAGGAACCTCTGCCGAGCTTTTTCGCGATACGGCTCTTGAATTACCGCCAGTCAACGAACGCCTGGCACGACGCATGCTCGAATCGCTCCGTATTTGGCCGCTGTTGAAGGGTTATCGTGGCGGGCCGGGAATTGATATTGATAAATTGATCGAGATCTTGATTCGCATGTCGTACTTGGTGGCCGACTTCCCAGAAATCAAAGAGCTCGATATCAATCCCCTGCTGGCCACGCCCCACGGAGTGGTTGCCCTCGACGCGCGGGTTGTGCTGGATCGTACGGTTCGCCTGAATCCGCCACGTCGCTTCGCTCATTTGGCAATTCGTCCCTACCCAGAAGAATTCGTCCGCCCAGCCACGATGTCGGATGGCACACCATGCACGATTCGTCCGATCAAGCCGGAAGATGAACCGACGTGGCGTAAATTCCATGCCGGCTGCTCGCAGAAGACACTGTGGTTTCGGTTTCGCAGCTTCGTGAAAGAGATCACGCACGATATGGCAACGCGATTCTGCTTCATCGACTACGATCGCGAACTCACGTTCGTAGCGGAAATCGAACAAGACGGGCAACCCAAGATTGTGGGTGTTGCCAACATCATGGCCGACGCGGACCGAGTCGATGCCGAATTCGCGGTGATTATCGGCGATGCCCACCAAGGCCTTGGACTCGGGTCCATCCTTACCGATTACTGTCTCGAAATTTGTTGCGATTGGGGCATCAAGACGGTCTTGGCCGAAACGTCGCCCGACAATCAGCGGATGCTGGCAATCTTCCAAGAGCGCGGCTTCAAGCTGGATAGCAAGTCCTCGTCCGACGCGGTCCTATGCCGCAAGGACCTCAAATGA
- a CDS encoding glucose 1-dehydrogenase — MKAIAVTPGTPNSVHLRDIPEPSLDQFPNGKGVLVKVLKVGVDATDKEINDALYGNAPPGDDFMVLGHESFGIVEAVGENVTRFKPGDYVTATVRRPGGSIYDKIGTYDMTSEETYYERGINLLHGYLTEKFVDEEDYIIRVPQGLTHLHVLMEPMSCAAKAVHQAYEVQRRMKVWSPKVAWVMGAGQIGLLTTLALRLRGLQVCTIARAPGPHLKQEIAEGLESTYVSTKDTDLDDLVKKTGRPDIIVDATGSSVIAFESMKYLGLNGVLVLTSVTGNNTRHELPTDKINLEWVLGNKLLLGSVNANRDHFEMGIRDMALGEMMFPGVLEKILTNPVDGLDNYKEVIRLLVEDNSALKVFVNVASE, encoded by the coding sequence ATGAAGGCGATTGCGGTTACTCCCGGGACCCCCAACAGCGTCCATCTGCGTGACATTCCCGAACCTTCCCTCGATCAATTCCCCAACGGCAAGGGGGTTTTGGTCAAGGTGCTGAAGGTGGGCGTGGATGCAACCGACAAGGAAATCAACGACGCCCTCTACGGCAATGCCCCACCGGGAGACGACTTCATGGTCCTTGGGCACGAGTCGTTTGGTATCGTCGAAGCCGTGGGCGAAAACGTGACACGGTTCAAGCCAGGCGATTACGTTACCGCCACGGTTCGTCGCCCAGGTGGTTCGATCTACGACAAGATCGGCACCTACGATATGACTAGTGAGGAAACCTACTACGAACGTGGCATTAACTTGCTGCATGGCTACCTTACTGAGAAGTTCGTTGACGAAGAAGACTACATTATCCGCGTCCCGCAAGGCTTGACCCATCTGCATGTGCTGATGGAACCCATGAGTTGTGCCGCCAAGGCAGTCCATCAAGCGTATGAAGTCCAACGCCGGATGAAGGTCTGGAGTCCCAAGGTCGCTTGGGTGATGGGTGCTGGCCAAATCGGCTTGCTCACTACGCTAGCACTTCGTCTACGCGGCCTTCAGGTCTGCACCATCGCGCGTGCCCCTGGCCCGCACCTCAAGCAGGAAATCGCTGAGGGCTTGGAATCGACCTACGTCAGCACCAAAGACACCGATCTGGACGACCTGGTCAAAAAGACTGGTCGCCCGGACATCATCGTCGATGCCACCGGTAGCAGTGTGATCGCTTTCGAGAGCATGAAGTACCTCGGCCTCAATGGCGTGCTCGTGCTGACCAGTGTGACCGGCAACAACACCCGTCACGAACTGCCAACCGACAAGATCAACCTCGAATGGGTGCTTGGCAACAAGCTGCTCTTAGGTAGCGTGAACGCCAACCGAGACCACTTTGAAATGGGTATCCGTGACATGGCTCTGGGCGAAATGATGTTCCCGGGCGTCTTGGAAAAGATCCTGACCAACCCGGTCGACGGTTTGGACAATTACAAAGAGGTGATTCGCCTGCTGGTCGAAGACAACTCGGCCCTCAAGGTGTTCGTAAACGTCGCTTCCGAGTAG
- a CDS encoding PAS domain S-box protein, whose protein sequence is MFRSSEFERSPSEQPLTVVVIDEDAAAQARIRETFVSDRYEWLFLDPEPENLTRIDWTLVSAVLFAPSAQTGCEILDKLQELAPQVFLVLLISHEGVPDNLPSSNREPFDYLRKPIDPNRLRACIQRIAQLTATQRSLMAEAHARHRAEAQNHLLADAVSQMGDCVIVTDCYLDHPGPRIVYVNDAVCQTTGYSREELVGQSPRILQGEKTDRELMTQLRDDLTAGRSFRCQLANYRKDGSTYDAELFITPVVDEETRCTHFVSVHRDITERKETLKALSEGEEQLRAILNTAIDAIITIDYRGTIVAANPATHRMFGYRADELIGQNVKLLMPEPYHSEHDSNLERYLQTGQAKIIGVGREVVGKRKDGSTFPLSLAISKIDRPPLFTGILRDISALKELQTQVLEIAAEEDRRIGQELHDSVQQELTGLGLLAQTVSEMMSDDMPWAAACEPRIAKIRKMIDRVAKGIAETGRKVHQLSRGLVPVEIDAEGLRSALTELAATVEERYNIACRFISRGDIDLTNNFAATHLFRIVQEAVNNAIKHGGANQINISMIGREKSILLEVLDNGSGISAKQPSGAGLGLRIMAYRAGLIGASVQVSNGESGGTLVRSIISRGNIDHAEQ, encoded by the coding sequence ATGTTTCGATCATCGGAATTCGAGCGCTCCCCGAGTGAGCAACCTTTGACGGTCGTCGTCATCGACGAGGACGCTGCTGCACAAGCGAGAATTAGAGAAACATTCGTCTCCGATAGGTACGAATGGCTGTTTCTCGATCCGGAACCAGAGAATCTGACACGCATCGACTGGACTCTGGTTTCTGCCGTTCTTTTTGCCCCCTCAGCGCAAACTGGTTGCGAAATACTCGACAAACTTCAAGAATTGGCTCCTCAAGTCTTTCTCGTTTTACTGATTAGCCACGAAGGCGTGCCTGACAACCTGCCATCATCCAACCGGGAACCTTTCGACTATCTTCGTAAGCCGATCGATCCCAATCGCCTGCGGGCCTGTATTCAGCGAATTGCTCAGCTGACGGCGACTCAGCGATCGCTGATGGCAGAGGCGCACGCTCGTCATCGGGCGGAAGCCCAAAACCATTTGCTGGCCGATGCCGTTTCGCAGATGGGTGACTGTGTCATTGTCACCGACTGTTACCTCGATCATCCTGGTCCGCGAATCGTTTACGTCAACGACGCCGTTTGCCAAACGACCGGCTATTCGCGGGAAGAATTAGTGGGACAGTCACCGCGCATTCTCCAAGGCGAGAAGACCGATCGAGAATTAATGACACAACTGCGGGACGACCTAACCGCTGGTCGTTCGTTTCGCTGTCAATTGGCGAACTATCGGAAAGATGGATCGACCTACGATGCCGAACTCTTCATCACGCCGGTCGTTGACGAAGAGACGCGCTGCACTCATTTTGTCTCTGTTCATCGCGACATTACCGAGCGAAAGGAAACGCTTAAGGCCTTAAGTGAAGGGGAAGAACAACTGCGGGCAATCCTCAACACGGCAATCGATGCCATCATCACGATCGATTATCGCGGGACTATCGTCGCCGCCAATCCGGCAACACACCGCATGTTCGGCTATCGAGCGGACGAACTTATCGGTCAGAATGTGAAGTTGCTTATGCCGGAACCTTATCATTCCGAGCACGATTCCAACTTGGAACGCTACCTGCAGACTGGTCAGGCTAAGATTATCGGCGTTGGCCGCGAGGTCGTTGGCAAACGCAAAGATGGTTCGACGTTCCCGCTGAGTCTCGCCATCAGCAAGATCGATCGACCGCCTCTCTTTACCGGAATCTTGCGAGACATCTCGGCCCTGAAAGAGTTGCAAACCCAAGTGCTGGAGATTGCCGCGGAAGAAGATCGTCGTATCGGGCAGGAACTGCACGACAGTGTGCAGCAGGAATTGACAGGACTCGGCCTGCTGGCGCAAACGGTTTCGGAGATGATGTCGGATGATATGCCCTGGGCCGCAGCATGTGAGCCGCGAATAGCCAAAATCCGCAAAATGATCGATCGTGTGGCAAAAGGCATAGCGGAAACAGGCCGAAAAGTCCATCAACTTTCTAGAGGCTTGGTGCCCGTCGAGATCGATGCCGAAGGGCTTCGTTCGGCGCTAACGGAATTGGCGGCTACCGTCGAGGAAAGATACAATATCGCATGTCGTTTTATCTCGCGGGGGGATATCGATTTGACGAACAACTTCGCGGCCACTCACCTCTTTCGCATTGTCCAAGAGGCCGTGAATAATGCCATCAAACATGGAGGCGCAAATCAAATCAATATCTCAATGATAGGCCGCGAGAAATCAATACTGTTGGAAGTGCTGGACAATGGAAGCGGCATTTCCGCGAAGCAACCATCCGGGGCAGGCTTGGGCTTGCGAATCATGGCATACCGTGCCGGGTTAATCGGAGCAAGTGTCCAGGTTTCAAACGGTGAGTCTGGCGGTACGCTTGTTCGTTCCATCATTTCGCGAGGAAACATCGACCATGCCGAGCAGTAA
- a CDS encoding response regulator translates to MPSSNFGTSVVPMRILLVDDHPLVREGLAARIEAQPDLEVCGEVGTIQGALAAFQESLPDLTIVDIQLEDGNGIDLIKDIHCRAPHARMLVVSAFDETLYAERALRAGALGYINKRELQDKVLEAIRTVLNGERYLSGKMTQHLLSQAVNQKGSPAADPVERLSDRELEVFQMIGNGMTTAAIAHQLHLSVHTIDTHREKLRHKLGVKNGAELMKLAVQWVLENG, encoded by the coding sequence ATGCCGAGCAGTAATTTCGGTACCTCTGTGGTCCCCATGCGAATTTTGCTCGTCGACGACCATCCCCTGGTCCGAGAAGGGCTGGCTGCACGAATCGAGGCGCAGCCCGACTTGGAAGTGTGTGGCGAGGTGGGCACGATTCAAGGAGCCCTGGCCGCATTCCAAGAATCGCTTCCCGACTTGACCATCGTCGATATCCAGTTGGAAGATGGCAACGGAATCGACCTGATTAAAGACATCCACTGCCGCGCTCCTCATGCGCGGATGCTGGTAGTTTCGGCCTTCGACGAAACTTTATACGCCGAACGAGCCCTGCGGGCCGGAGCTCTCGGATACATCAATAAGCGTGAACTCCAAGACAAAGTTCTCGAAGCAATCCGAACCGTGCTCAATGGCGAACGCTATTTGAGCGGCAAGATGACGCAGCACCTTTTGAGTCAGGCCGTGAATCAGAAGGGGAGCCCTGCGGCTGATCCGGTCGAACGGCTAAGTGATCGCGAGTTGGAAGTCTTCCAGATGATTGGCAACGGCATGACAACTGCCGCAATTGCCCATCAGCTTCATTTGAGCGTGCACACTATCGACACGCATCGTGAGAAGCTCCGTCACAAACTCGGTGTGAAGAACGGAGCGGAACTGATGAAGCTGGCCGTTCAATGGGTTCTGGAGAATGGCTGA
- a CDS encoding DinB family protein codes for MAQPAPFQRYLDLASETSCYEALRDQFVQEFPKFQDLGEDRTSIVHAPYGWTIKQVVGHVIDTERVFSYRALRFARADATPLPGFDQDLFMAEANFNERPYRELFQEFMLVRQGTIEMFRTFPKGTLDRTGIASDFPWSVRQLGRCMVGHVRHHWEIIEKRLGAF; via the coding sequence ATGGCTCAACCAGCACCGTTTCAGCGTTACTTGGATTTGGCTTCGGAAACCAGTTGCTACGAGGCGTTGCGAGATCAGTTTGTTCAGGAGTTTCCTAAGTTTCAGGATTTGGGGGAAGATAGAACGTCGATCGTGCATGCCCCGTATGGCTGGACCATCAAGCAAGTTGTAGGTCACGTGATCGATACGGAACGTGTCTTTAGCTACCGCGCGCTTCGCTTTGCTCGGGCGGACGCGACTCCGCTACCTGGTTTCGACCAAGATCTATTTATGGCCGAGGCGAACTTCAATGAGCGACCTTACCGCGAGTTGTTTCAAGAGTTTATGCTCGTCCGCCAAGGGACGATCGAAATGTTCCGAACTTTTCCAAAAGGTACTCTCGACCGTACCGGTATCGCGAGCGACTTTCCATGGAGTGTCCGCCAGTTAGGGCGATGCATGGTAGGGCACGTGCGGCATCACTGGGAGATTATTGAAAAGCGATTGGGAGCGTTCTAG
- a CDS encoding ammonia-forming cytochrome c nitrite reductase subunit c552, with protein MASRKQKRKQSSDSTPDPSVDSKSKSVPSKKATRQKSQGIPRSVLAIGGGFLVLLVGMSLVGADWYYAMPTDTPLKYVGRTSCIECHQTQNHAWEGSDHDLAMDLATEETVLGNFDGAEIEHFGVKSRMFRQDGKYMINTEGPDGTPQDFEIKYVFGVRPLQQYMVEMEPPTPGSAPGSIGRVQVLRVSWDTTKKEWFYLSPPDVNEKLSVDDPLHWTGRTQNWNHYCADCHSTNVHKNFDLATNTYHTTFSEIDVSCETCHGPGSAHVELANATSLFWDRNLGYGLKTLKGDTTEAQINQVETCAACHSRREVICPTYQRGDNYYDQYSNELLAPHTYYCDGQIMEEDYVYGSFIQSKMFHKGIRCTDCHDPHTAKIKFEGNLLCTSCHQHPAGKYDTSAHHFHAVGSTGASCVECHMPETTYMEVDPRRDHSIRIPRPDLSVNLGTPNACTKCHLDKAELPREEHPDITRYDQWMTLARNGDEKVRAALAKVDQWALEAVEKWYGPTSKVPKEESFAYSLAHAWANEPDAGSSLQKLVKDPNQANIVRASAMMYLQNYLNEDSVKTALRYLSDDNPQVRIAAIDTLQEIRTLPRDLQGNVLDALMNRLTDKERAVRVQAAWALANQDPEAIKLRGKSEAFQRALNERIEQLERDGDQPSSFLSLGVLYERMGDISKAEQAYRTAIRIDPNFTGPRSNLINLLDVRQRQEENEMRQLAVSRNRAGAEAMIPQLQKRAGEIARLRFEELKNIERDVSQQPDFAPLQYQYGSALFLAGRNAPPDIAAELFADAFTAYKKAKQLQPNSVQYAYMYALICQHLERWEEGEQAVEDLLKLDPTNQEFLGLQQQMKAKYSPSQEQQQQR; from the coding sequence ATGGCATCTCGCAAGCAGAAACGCAAGCAGTCCTCCGACTCGACTCCCGACCCTTCCGTCGACAGCAAATCGAAAAGTGTTCCGTCGAAAAAAGCTACGCGTCAAAAATCTCAAGGTATCCCGCGTTCGGTCTTGGCGATCGGGGGCGGGTTTCTCGTGCTGTTGGTTGGAATGTCCCTCGTCGGGGCTGACTGGTATTACGCGATGCCGACCGACACGCCCCTGAAATATGTCGGGCGAACTTCCTGTATTGAATGCCACCAGACACAGAATCATGCCTGGGAAGGTTCCGACCACGATTTGGCGATGGACCTGGCAACCGAAGAGACCGTGCTGGGGAATTTTGATGGCGCTGAAATCGAGCATTTCGGCGTGAAGTCGCGCATGTTCCGCCAAGACGGCAAGTACATGATCAATACCGAGGGGCCTGACGGCACGCCGCAGGACTTCGAGATCAAATATGTCTTCGGCGTTCGCCCGCTTCAGCAGTACATGGTCGAAATGGAACCACCAACGCCCGGCTCGGCACCAGGATCGATTGGTCGCGTTCAGGTGTTGCGTGTCTCGTGGGACACAACCAAGAAGGAGTGGTTCTACCTGTCACCTCCTGATGTCAACGAAAAGCTTAGCGTCGACGATCCCCTGCACTGGACCGGTCGCACGCAGAACTGGAACCACTATTGTGCTGATTGCCACTCGACCAACGTCCATAAAAACTTCGACTTGGCCACCAATACCTATCACACCACCTTCTCAGAAATCGACGTCAGTTGCGAAACATGCCATGGCCCAGGTAGCGCCCACGTCGAATTGGCCAATGCAACCAGTTTGTTCTGGGATCGAAACTTGGGTTACGGCTTGAAGACCTTGAAGGGCGATACGACAGAAGCTCAGATCAATCAAGTCGAAACGTGTGCCGCTTGTCACTCGCGGCGGGAAGTGATCTGTCCGACCTATCAGCGAGGCGATAACTACTACGATCAATACTCCAACGAACTGCTCGCTCCGCACACGTATTACTGCGACGGTCAGATCATGGAAGAAGATTACGTTTATGGATCGTTCATTCAAAGCAAGATGTTCCATAAAGGAATCCGCTGCACCGATTGCCACGATCCTCACACCGCCAAGATCAAGTTTGAGGGCAATTTGCTTTGCACCTCGTGCCATCAACATCCAGCCGGTAAGTACGACACGTCCGCCCACCATTTCCACGCGGTCGGTTCGACCGGTGCCTCCTGCGTTGAATGTCACATGCCGGAAACAACCTACATGGAAGTCGACCCGCGACGTGATCACAGCATCCGTATCCCGCGGCCCGACCTGTCCGTGAATCTTGGCACCCCGAATGCTTGCACGAAATGCCATCTTGATAAGGCCGAACTTCCTCGCGAAGAACACCCTGATATTACACGTTACGACCAATGGATGACGCTCGCACGCAACGGTGACGAAAAGGTCCGTGCCGCACTAGCCAAGGTCGATCAATGGGCACTCGAAGCGGTCGAAAAATGGTATGGTCCAACTTCCAAGGTTCCTAAAGAAGAATCGTTCGCCTATTCCCTGGCCCACGCCTGGGCGAATGAACCCGACGCTGGCAGCAGCCTGCAAAAGTTGGTGAAGGATCCGAATCAAGCCAATATCGTTCGCGCCAGCGCGATGATGTATTTGCAGAACTACTTGAATGAAGACTCGGTCAAGACGGCCTTACGTTACTTGTCGGATGATAACCCACAGGTGCGAATCGCGGCGATCGATACACTTCAGGAGATTCGTACGTTGCCCCGCGATTTACAAGGCAACGTGCTCGACGCACTCATGAACCGTCTAACGGACAAGGAACGCGCGGTCCGTGTTCAAGCGGCGTGGGCACTTGCGAATCAAGATCCGGAAGCGATCAAATTGCGAGGGAAGTCCGAGGCGTTTCAACGAGCCCTTAACGAGCGGATTGAGCAACTCGAACGGGATGGCGACCAACCGTCGTCGTTCCTCTCACTTGGTGTGTTGTACGAGCGAATGGGTGACATCTCCAAAGCGGAGCAAGCTTACCGCACGGCGATTCGGATCGATCCCAACTTCACAGGGCCGCGCTCGAACCTAATTAACCTGTTAGACGTTCGCCAACGTCAGGAAGAAAACGAGATGCGTCAGTTGGCCGTGTCTCGCAATCGCGCCGGCGCAGAAGCGATGATCCCGCAACTTCAAAAAAGGGCGGGCGAAATTGCTCGCTTGCGATTTGAGGAGTTGAAGAACATCGAGCGCGATGTCAGCCAACAGCCTGACTTCGCTCCGTTGCAATATCAATATGGCTCGGCCTTGTTCCTCGCTGGCCGGAATGCTCCACCGGACATTGCTGCGGAATTGTTCGCAGATGCCTTCACGGCCTACAAGAAAGCAAAGCAATTGCAGCCCAACAGCGTGCAGTATGCCTATATGTACGCCCTGATCTGCCAACATTTGGAGCGGTGGGAGGAAGGGGAACAAGCGGTCGAGGATCTCTTGAAGCTCGATCCCACGAACCAGGAATTCCTCGGTCTTCAGCAACAAATGAAAGCAAAGTATTCGCCGAGCCAGGAACAACAGCAACAACGGTAG